DNA from Candidatus Binataceae bacterium:
GCAAGTCCCATACCGATGAAGTTGAGGGAGATTTGTCTTCGCCTCTCAAAGAAAATGGAAACCTGACCGCCCGGCGGTTGTGCTAGTCACTTGTAAAAACTGCAAAAGACATGGTTCCAACTGAATGTTAGAGGCCAAAGAGAGTTAAAAGATCTTAGGCAGTTGTAGGCAGCGTTACCGCGGTGTTTTCAAGGTCCAGTGATTATCTGGCAACCTCACCTTCACCGAGAACGTCAGTCTTTTATCGCGCAACTGCCGTACGGATGTTGCAGGTTTTGCCAACGGCGAGTTGGGCCCTCTACATCGCAGCGCGGCGGTTCACCCCTCGCGACGACTGGCGCGGAACTCAAGCCGAGCAAGAAACTCTCGGCGCGTTTAGGAGGTGAGCTGGTGGCCAAGCGAAGCTCTCGGCCGAGCAGCGTATAAGATTTAGCGGCTAGCCTCCGAGCTCGAGAGAGCCAAGGGTGGTCCGGGTGCGGTTTTGCGTGCCAGAGACAGAGACCATCATGGCGATTGACTCGTAGTTGACCGGGTCACCAGAAGACAGGCCGCAACCGGCCGGTCCTTGTCACCGCTTTTGAGCGTAGCCTTAAAGGTCAACGTCTGCGAATCGCAGGCGCCGGAACGGCCAGGAGAGATGAATCCCGGCCGCGACGCGGTGGATCGGAGCTGTCATCAGACCGCAGACTCGCGCTGGACTCGGCGCCGACCCGTCGATTGCGTTCCCGATGCGATGAAATTCCATTCGACCTCGAGAGCGTCGCGAGGTCGCGACTTGCTGATGCGGCCCCTCCGCCAAGGTGGAACAGATCTGCGCATTTCCGAAGGTCAGCAAAGAAGAGCAAGAATTCATCGAAAGTTCGATCTGATGAAACAAACACAGGATCATGATGGCGATGTGAGAACTGGTGGCGGCGAAACTCAGGTCGTCCAAAAACAGCGTGGTTTATCGATGAATAACATGCAGTTGGCGGGTGAGAAGTTCGCACTGGGAGCCGGAGAAGCGCTCCGGATGCAAGGGTATGTCCAGTACTTGCGAGGACGGGTCAGCGTGGCGCACGGCGACGGATATCTGACCGCCCGCCGCTTCGTGTTTTGTCGAAAACCCCGAATGCCGTTCGGCCTCGGGAAGTTTTTCAAGGGTCGCAAGATCGTATTCGCGTTCGCTCTCGAGGACTTACAGTCGATCCACCAGCAGAAACACGGTCTTGGCAGGAAAGAAGTCTTCCGTCTTAGCAACAGTGCTGAATTTGGACTACTGTTCGGCTCGCGACGCGAGGCGTGGCTGCTCGCGTTTGGCGCCGCTATCCGACAGATCCGTCCCGGCAGCGCTCCGCGTTATCGCAAACAGTTGATTGAATTCGCGTAGTTAGCTGAGACGCTACGAAGTGTCGCGCCCTCTTGGAAACGCACTCCAGAGCATTTGCCGGTGATATTTCTGGGGGAACCCGACCCGGCCCTTCAGGGCGGCTTGCGACCCGAATCGGGATGGCCCAGTACCTATTTTCCTAACATCCGTATGTACGCGACCACGTCGTCGATTTGCTGGGCACTTAGTTGGTCACCAAATGAAGGCATTACCGCATCAGGATTCTGCTGCCGGTCGGTGCTCGAAATTTTCCCCGCGATCTCCTGGTCGCTCAATGCCGACATTGCGGTCGCATCGTTCCATGGGATGGGCGGTTGTTTGACGTTCAGCTCCTCGAGCTGAATGCCCTTGCCGGAACCGTCTTGCCCATGGCATCCCGCACATTTCATCATCACGATGTGTGCGCCCGCCGAAGAATTACCGCGCAATCCAATCCCATTGGTCGTGATCGGTGGCACCGGCGTAGTTACCGACGCCGGAGCCGGGAGGGGCGTGGGAACGACCCCAAAGGAGACGGTCGGCACCGCGGCGACCGATGGAACCGCAGCTACGGATGGAACCGCCGAGAGAGAACTCGAAGGTTCGTAGATTGTTTCCGGCGTGGGAGAAGCTGTCGGTGCGTTCCATGGGTTGCCGGCATGCCAGGGGTCGCCGGTATTCCAAGGATCTCCAGCAAGCACCGTTGCGCCGACCAGCAAAGAGGCAATCGCAACGATGCAGACGGAACGGATGGTGCGCGCTAGCATCAGCGACCTCTATTTTCGCAGCAGATCACCGGTCTGATCCAATAAAATTGCCTTCTCCGCATTGGCCACCCGAGCAGTAGCAGGTCAGCCGGACCCCTTCCCCACCATGGGCGAAAGGCTAGAGTCGTTCCTTCTCCCGCAGCCGTCAGCGATTATTGAGGACGGGGACGGGTTCCGAGCAGATAGATGCCTCCCGCCAGTTGCATGGACAGAAGCAGCGCGAACGCCAGCCCGCCAATTACCGCAACGCTAAGTGGCTGCTGCACCTTGGCTCCCGCACCGAGTCCTAAAGCGAGCGGGAACAAACCTGCGGCCGTTGCGAGAGTCGTCATCAGAATCGGGCGGAGCCGGATCCGCGCGGCAGACACGAGCGCATCTTTTGGCCGTACACCAGCCGCCACGTCATGCTCCGCATGGTCGAGCAGCAAGATACCGTTCTTCGCCGTGATGCCTGCGACCATGATTATTCCCATGAACGACGAGATGTTAAGCGTTATTCCGGTGAGATAGAGCGCAGCAACGCTTCCCGCCAGGCAGCCGACCGCGGCTACCAGGCACCCGAGCGCGGGTGTGAGCCTGCGGAATTCCCATATCAGGATCAGGAACATGGCGATCGTCCCGCTGATCAGAACGAGCAGCAGCTGCCCGAACGCCTCTTCCTGTTGCGCGTAGAGGCCGCCGTACTCAATCGATACGCCGGGTGGGAGCGCTATCGTTCCGAGACGCTGGCGGACCCGGGCCATCGCGGTGCCGAGGTCGATGCCGGCCAGCCGGGCGGTTACGTGCACCACCGGCCGCATCCGTTCGCGGCTCAGTTCGGCGCGCTGGCCGAGATAGTTCAGCTGCGTCACCGCGGACAGGGGCACGTGCCCATTGCTGGGGGCACGGAGCAGCACTTCCGAAAGCGAACTCAGGTCGCGGTGAAAGGATTCCGGATAGCGAACCCGCACCCCGACCAGCCGGTCGCCAGTCCGGATGCTGGTGGCAACGGTGCCCTCGATGGCCGCGCGCAGAGTCGCATATACGTCACTTGGCGTGAGCCCGAAGCGTGCCGCCGATGTTCCATCGACGACTATTTCCTGCTCTGGAAGGCTCAGGACAACACCGTCAAAAACATCAACGAGACCCGGAATTGAACGGAGTTCCCTTGCAACTGTGCGCGCCGTTTCTTCAATCTCTTGCTGATCGGCGCCGAAGATCTTGACCTCGATTGGTTCGGGAACCCCGGATAGATCCCCGATCAGATCCTGCAGCATCTGGGAAAATTCAACGCTCACGCCGGGTACGGACGAGGCAATGCGCTCGCGGACCGAATCAATAACCTGGTCGATGCGACGCTGGCGATCTGGTTTGAGCCGTACCGAAAGATCGCCACGATTGGATTCGGTGAGGAAAAATCCGTTTTGCGTTCCGGTCCGCCTGGCGAAAGCCGCAACCTCCGGCGTGGTTAGCAGAACCTGCTGGATCTGGTCCAGCAGTGAGCCGTTGTCGGCCAGGGTGCCTTCCGGTGGGGCTATGTAATCAAGGATGAAAGCACCTTCGTCGAGTTCGGGCAGGTAGTCGGTTCCAACCGCGCGGTAGAAAAGAATCGCCAGCAGCGCGGCTCCGGCGGAGAACAGGATCGCGAGTGGTGGCAGGCGGACGAACGGGCGCAGGGTCACCAGGTAGCCCTCGCTAATCAACTGGAAGATGCGTCCCGAGGGACGGCTGG
Protein-coding regions in this window:
- a CDS encoding efflux RND transporter permease subunit translates to MTRTNYTLAILTVIAASVLGTILAVSIPSAVFPEMQFNRMIVMADSGDLPPEQMLVSVTRVLESAVYGVNDVTLVRSTTTRGSAEIDVTFGQSANVTTTFQLVNAAVADAKSRLPEGTTVEARLLTSATFPIIDVSLSSRTRSLAELTDIAFYDVVPSLHRIPGTQRVDVVGGKYREFIVRLDPARMLEHQLSPQDVIDGLAKANVIASAGRMLDSHRMLLTVVTTDVGGTRTLAGLTVATLAGAPVHVRDIATVELGIREDYIRTASEHGPAVLVSISRQTSGSTTLIAEQARSLISQLRQRYPDVEFSVSYDQSLLVEESFRSVRDAIVLGLVLAVLIVLAFTRSFASAAIAAIVVPCTIAITFAIMKAAGLTFNMMTLGGLAAGIGLFIDDAIVMIEGIHRARSTGASTSDAIPAALKELSRPLVASTLTVIVVFVPLVFMSGVTGVFFRALALTLGAGLAVSLGLALYFTPALEMLFTRLRGSSRPSGRIFQLISEGYLVTLRPFVRLPPLAILFSAGAALLAILFYRAVGTDYLPELDEGAFILDYIAPPEGTLADNGSLLDQIQQVLLTTPEVAAFARRTGTQNGFFLTESNRGDLSVRLKPDRQRRIDQVIDSVRERIASSVPGVSVEFSQMLQDLIGDLSGVPEPIEVKIFGADQQEIEETARTVARELRSIPGLVDVFDGVVLSLPEQEIVVDGTSAARFGLTPSDVYATLRAAIEGTVATSIRTGDRLVGVRVRYPESFHRDLSSLSEVLLRAPSNGHVPLSAVTQLNYLGQRAELSRERMRPVVHVTARLAGIDLGTAMARVRQRLGTIALPPGVSIEYGGLYAQQEEAFGQLLLVLISGTIAMFLILIWEFRRLTPALGCLVAAVGCLAGSVAALYLTGITLNISSFMGIIMVAGITAKNGILLLDHAEHDVAAGVRPKDALVSAARIRLRPILMTTLATAAGLFPLALGLGAGAKVQQPLSVAVIGGLAFALLLSMQLAGGIYLLGTRPRPQ
- a CDS encoding cytochrome c → MLARTIRSVCIVAIASLLVGATVLAGDPWNTGDPWHAGNPWNAPTASPTPETIYEPSSSLSAVPSVAAVPSVAAVPTVSFGVVPTPLPAPASVTTPVPPITTNGIGLRGNSSAGAHIVMMKCAGCHGQDGSGKGIQLEELNVKQPPIPWNDATAMSALSDQEIAGKISSTDRQQNPDAVMPSFGDQLSAQQIDDVVAYIRMLGK